The Halorussus limi genome includes a region encoding these proteins:
- a CDS encoding PPC domain-containing DNA-binding protein encodes MDHVREGDRIVVRLDPGEEALDSLGELRDEYDIENGFLTGIGAVDRVTLGHYDTEAQEYSEEEFTGQFEVTSFLGNVGPDKIHTHIQVADDSFQSLGGHCSGARVSGTFEVIVTLGETPLTHHLDDRTGLDVFDI; translated from the coding sequence ATGGACCACGTACGCGAAGGCGACCGAATCGTCGTTCGACTCGACCCCGGCGAGGAAGCCCTCGACTCGCTCGGCGAACTGCGCGACGAGTACGACATCGAGAACGGGTTCCTGACCGGCATCGGCGCGGTGGACCGGGTGACGCTCGGCCACTACGACACCGAGGCCCAGGAGTACAGCGAGGAGGAGTTCACCGGCCAGTTCGAGGTGACCAGCTTCCTCGGCAACGTCGGCCCGGACAAGATACACACCCACATCCAGGTGGCCGACGACTCCTTCCAGTCGCTGGGCGGCCACTGCTCGGGCGCGCGGGTCTCTGGGACCTTCGAGGTCATCGTGACTCTCGGCGAGACGCCGCTCACGCACCACCTCGACGACCGGACCGGCCTCGACGTGTTCGACATCTAG
- a CDS encoding thiamine pyrophosphate-requiring protein — MNVTEAIADILVEEGVDYLFGFPSNPLFDTGAVEEAGIETIIVRQERTGVHMADAVSRVTSGDEVGVFACQHGPGTENSFGGVAQSYAESVPLIAFPRGYDRSKTDVDPKFNSFLNYQHVTKSCEQLTDPEAVADTVRRAFSAARNGRPRPALVEIPMDVWDEDVGTIEYESTESRKTGPDPSDVPPAVDMLLDAERPVIYAGQGVHYAKGWEPLRELAELVEAPVATSLNGKSAFPEDHPLSLGAGSKSEPGQLAHFLDECDLLFGVGTSFSTTSYGITVPENNDIIHSTLDPTDVDKEVESDHAIVGDAKLTLEAMVAETEDRLDGPRGRREDVVAEIRDVEEEWLADWRPKLESDETPINPYRVIDELTEVVDAEDAIVTHDAGNARDFLAPFWESPEPLGYIGWGKTTQLGYGLGLAMGAKLAHPDKLCINVWGDGAIGMTGLDIETAARYDIPILSVLLNNDEMASYDTPFGGDFAKVAEGLGAYGERVEDPDEISAAIERGIEKTEEGTPVLLEFVTAKETELSRPDLD; from the coding sequence ATGAACGTGACAGAAGCGATTGCAGATATCCTCGTCGAGGAAGGCGTCGATTACCTCTTCGGATTCCCGTCGAATCCCCTGTTCGACACCGGTGCGGTCGAGGAGGCCGGCATCGAGACGATAATCGTCAGACAGGAGCGGACCGGCGTTCACATGGCCGACGCCGTGAGCAGAGTCACGTCGGGCGACGAAGTGGGCGTGTTCGCCTGCCAGCACGGCCCCGGTACGGAGAACTCCTTCGGGGGCGTCGCGCAGTCGTACGCGGAGTCGGTCCCGCTGATCGCGTTTCCGCGGGGATACGACCGGTCGAAGACCGACGTGGACCCGAAGTTCAACTCCTTCCTCAACTACCAGCACGTCACCAAGTCCTGCGAGCAACTGACCGACCCCGAGGCGGTCGCCGACACCGTCCGCCGGGCGTTCAGCGCGGCGCGAAACGGTCGGCCGCGACCGGCGCTCGTCGAGATTCCCATGGACGTCTGGGACGAGGACGTCGGGACCATCGAGTACGAGTCGACCGAATCCCGGAAGACGGGTCCCGACCCGAGCGACGTACCCCCGGCAGTGGACATGTTGCTCGACGCCGAGCGGCCCGTCATCTACGCCGGACAGGGCGTCCACTACGCGAAGGGGTGGGAACCGCTCCGCGAACTCGCCGAACTCGTCGAGGCTCCGGTCGCCACCAGCCTCAACGGGAAGAGCGCTTTCCCCGAGGACCACCCGCTGTCGCTCGGTGCGGGGTCCAAGAGCGAACCCGGCCAACTCGCGCACTTCCTCGACGAGTGCGACCTGCTGTTCGGCGTCGGCACCAGTTTCTCGACCACCTCTTACGGTATCACCGTGCCCGAGAACAACGACATCATCCACTCGACGCTCGACCCCACGGACGTCGACAAGGAGGTAGAGAGCGACCACGCAATCGTCGGTGACGCGAAACTGACGCTCGAAGCGATGGTGGCGGAAACCGAGGACCGCCTCGACGGGCCGCGGGGCCGCCGCGAGGACGTTGTCGCGGAGATTCGGGACGTCGAGGAGGAGTGGCTCGCCGACTGGCGGCCCAAGCTGGAGTCCGACGAGACGCCCATCAACCCGTATCGCGTCATCGACGAACTCACCGAGGTCGTGGACGCCGAAGACGCCATCGTCACCCACGACGCCGGGAACGCCCGCGACTTCCTCGCGCCGTTCTGGGAGTCGCCGGAACCGCTCGGCTACATCGGCTGGGGGAAGACGACCCAACTCGGCTACGGACTCGGCCTCGCGATGGGTGCGAAACTGGCCCACCCAGACAAGCTCTGCATCAACGTCTGGGGCGACGGGGCCATCGGCATGACCGGCCTCGACATCGAGACGGCGGCCCGCTACGACATCCCGATTCTCTCGGTCCTCCTGAACAACGACGAGATGGCGAGCTACGACACGCCGTTCGGTGGGGACTTCGCCAAAGTCGCGGAAGGACTCGGTGCGTACGGCGAACGAGTCGAGGACCCCGACGAGATTTCGGCCGCCATCGAGCGCGGTATCGAGAAGACCGAGGAGGGGACGCCCGTCCTGCTGGAGTTCGTGACCGCGAAGGAGACCGAACTGTCGCGTCCCGACCTCGACTGA
- a CDS encoding MFS transporter, producing the protein MLVTIAVRLKERIEHVIAPLRGDGRGWALVAIAVGWLLILGTRITIPVLLPGIKATFDIDNATAGFTITVIWAVYGLSQFPAGLLSNRVGDRNVLLASLAVMTLSIAALAAAPLFGVFLVTAALVGVGNGLYGPTRGTLLSSIYPDNDSAAIGFTLAVGSLGAAALPILAGAAVTRLGWRTTIAGAVPLLLATTVLAWRVVPPTAIPATTEASTGRRLRGLLSAISRRRVILGVGGKTIRVFVFQGLTAFLPTYLITVKGFDEVTASVLFATLFVSGAAAQISGGRAVTRYGNRLVLVALAAVSVLPLLALPFLSGLVPITVVIVLAGVQLGIAPVTNTYIINALPPAERNGAWGLLRTGYFLIASTGSVFVGVLADEGYFDSAVLILGGLLAVVAIIFAFLPELPKE; encoded by the coding sequence ATGCTGGTGACCATCGCCGTCAGGTTGAAGGAGCGAATCGAACACGTGATCGCGCCACTCCGCGGCGACGGCCGCGGTTGGGCGCTAGTTGCCATCGCGGTCGGGTGGCTGTTGATTCTCGGGACACGCATCACGATTCCGGTGTTGCTGCCCGGAATCAAAGCGACGTTCGACATCGACAACGCGACCGCCGGATTCACCATCACAGTCATCTGGGCGGTGTACGGCCTGTCACAGTTCCCGGCCGGTCTCCTGAGCAACCGCGTCGGCGACCGGAATGTACTCCTCGCCAGTCTCGCGGTCATGACGCTGAGTATCGCGGCGCTTGCGGCGGCACCCCTCTTCGGCGTCTTCCTCGTCACGGCGGCGCTCGTCGGCGTCGGAAACGGACTCTACGGCCCCACGCGGGGGACGCTCCTTTCGTCCATCTACCCCGACAACGACAGCGCGGCGATCGGGTTCACGCTCGCGGTCGGGAGTCTCGGTGCCGCGGCGCTCCCCATCCTCGCCGGGGCGGCCGTGACTCGACTCGGATGGCGCACGACGATTGCGGGCGCAGTCCCGCTGCTGCTCGCTACGACGGTTCTGGCGTGGCGAGTCGTTCCGCCCACCGCTATCCCCGCCACCACCGAGGCGTCCACCGGTCGTCGTCTCCGCGGCCTCCTGTCTGCGATCAGTCGGCGGCGCGTCATCCTCGGGGTAGGCGGAAAGACGATACGAGTGTTCGTCTTTCAGGGCCTCACCGCGTTCCTCCCGACGTATCTCATTACCGTCAAGGGTTTTGACGAAGTGACTGCTAGCGTCCTCTTCGCCACGCTCTTCGTGAGTGGTGCCGCCGCACAGATCAGCGGCGGACGCGCCGTTACCCGTTACGGGAACCGACTGGTACTGGTGGCTCTGGCCGCCGTCAGCGTGTTACCTCTGCTCGCGCTCCCGTTCCTCTCCGGCCTCGTGCCCATCACCGTCGTCATCGTCCTCGCGGGCGTCCAACTCGGCATCGCGCCAGTTACGAACACCTACATCATCAACGCACTCCCTCCCGCTGAACGGAACGGAGCCTGGGGATTGCTACGGACCGGATACTTCCTAATAGCATCGACGGGGTCGGTCTTCGTCGGCGTCCTCGCCGACGAGGGATACTTCGACAGCGCCGTCCTGATACTCGGTGGTCTGCTCGCCGTCGTTGCTATAATCTTCGCCTTCCTCCCCGAACTCCCGAAGGAGTGA
- the aceB gene encoding malate synthase AceB → MATHGNERGFVRSFFTSPTAVEGDDTAEMLRKASQLRGMQAPDVWVPDNEDATAPNLRDEGVENILDVVSEHGEEFPGEIHPRIVWHRDDPETRRQGFEHMMRIADPDEGAIEHIDGFVVPEVGSIDDWKKADEFITVVEAENGLEEGSLSMSPIVESGEAELALARIDREIGKRSNNLERLFLLVDGEVDYTKDMRATTPTGELPSWPELRHNTSRAASANGLIAVDGPYDDIRDVEGYHERMADNRAKGMLGIWSLTPGQVVEANTGPLPPKEGTYLLEVEGKTVELERTDGGAHAYEGDDVELQALDEGRYRLRVGRDTRELDEDGLADALRDRTQYVVAMDDYVDSMAEFEEAKAAGRGAISMERTATLIIDGVEVEVTRDRMWDEATYQAAQTPITLFQEVYEARPDQRDELRDTYGEDVVDRATEVG, encoded by the coding sequence ATGGCGACACACGGAAACGAACGAGGGTTCGTACGCTCGTTCTTCACGTCACCGACCGCCGTCGAGGGAGACGACACCGCCGAGATGCTCCGGAAGGCCTCACAACTGCGGGGGATGCAGGCCCCCGACGTCTGGGTACCCGACAACGAGGACGCGACGGCGCCCAACCTGCGCGACGAGGGGGTCGAGAACATCCTCGACGTAGTCTCGGAGCACGGCGAGGAGTTCCCGGGCGAGATTCACCCCCGAATCGTCTGGCACAGAGACGACCCCGAAACGAGGCGGCAGGGGTTCGAACACATGATGCGCATCGCCGACCCCGACGAGGGCGCTATCGAACACATCGACGGGTTCGTCGTCCCCGAAGTCGGGTCCATCGACGACTGGAAGAAGGCCGACGAGTTCATCACCGTCGTCGAGGCCGAAAACGGCCTCGAGGAGGGGTCGTTGTCCATGTCCCCGATCGTCGAGAGCGGGGAAGCCGAACTCGCACTCGCCCGAATCGACCGGGAGATCGGCAAGCGCTCGAACAATCTGGAGCGACTGTTCCTCCTCGTCGACGGTGAAGTAGACTACACCAAGGACATGCGCGCCACGACCCCGACGGGGGAACTCCCCTCGTGGCCGGAACTGCGACACAACACCTCGCGCGCGGCGAGCGCGAACGGGCTAATCGCGGTCGACGGACCCTACGACGACATCAGGGACGTCGAGGGATACCACGAGCGGATGGCCGACAATCGGGCGAAGGGGATGCTCGGCATCTGGTCGCTGACGCCCGGCCAGGTGGTAGAAGCCAACACCGGACCCCTTCCGCCGAAGGAGGGAACGTACCTGCTCGAAGTCGAGGGGAAAACCGTCGAACTCGAACGGACCGACGGCGGCGCGCACGCGTACGAGGGCGACGACGTCGAACTCCAAGCGCTGGACGAGGGCCGATATCGACTTCGAGTGGGGCGGGATACGCGCGAACTCGACGAGGACGGACTCGCCGACGCGCTGCGAGACCGGACGCAGTACGTCGTGGCGATGGATGACTACGTCGATTCGATGGCGGAGTTCGAGGAGGCCAAGGCGGCGGGAAGAGGTGCCATCTCGATGGAGCGAACGGCGACGCTCATCATCGACGGCGTCGAGGTCGAAGTTACGCGGGACCGGATGTGGGACGAGGCCACGTATCAGGCGGCACAAACGCCGATAACACTGTTTCAGGAGGTGTACGAGGCCCGCCCGGACCAGCGAGACGAACTCAGGGACACGTACGGCGAGGATGTCGTGGACCGCGCCACGGAGGTCGGATAA
- a CDS encoding glycerate kinase type-2 family protein, whose protein sequence is MSVYQDSLAETAAHEVALNCLEAGIEGAHPTRVVGENVTLDGDQLTVCGATYDLSEYEEVLVVGGGNAAGTVAAGLEDEVGDRIDGGVVVTDVLPETTEVELVEGDHPVPSDRGAAGAAQVRELAESATAETFVLGVVTGGGSALLPAPAGDLSLADLQRVTDELLVSGAEIDEINAVRKHLSAIKGGRLAEAAAPATVAGLVFSDVVGNDLDVVASGPLTPDRSTYAEALDVLDRYALDVPESVRERLRRGVAGDLPETPGPDDSAFEGVETHVLADGFTALDAARDEAVERGYDAHVLSSRIRGEAREAAKSHVGIAEEMRATGNPFEPPAVVLSGGETTVTLRGDGDGGPNQEFALSAALELDEEDVVIASVDTDGIDGASEAAGAIVDTETVGDAKGEARTALEENDAFPFLAARDALVVTGPTGTNVNDLRVMVVEADATSPR, encoded by the coding sequence ATGAGCGTGTATCAGGACTCGCTGGCCGAGACGGCCGCGCACGAAGTCGCGTTGAACTGCCTCGAAGCGGGAATCGAGGGTGCGCACCCGACCCGCGTCGTCGGCGAGAACGTCACCCTCGACGGGGACCAGTTGACCGTCTGCGGCGCCACGTACGACCTCTCGGAGTACGAGGAAGTCCTCGTCGTGGGTGGCGGGAACGCGGCGGGCACGGTGGCCGCAGGTCTCGAAGACGAAGTGGGCGACCGAATCGACGGGGGAGTCGTCGTCACCGACGTCCTCCCGGAGACGACCGAGGTCGAACTCGTCGAGGGTGACCACCCCGTCCCGAGCGATCGCGGCGCGGCGGGGGCCGCGCAGGTCCGCGAACTCGCCGAGTCGGCGACGGCGGAGACGTTCGTCCTCGGCGTCGTCACCGGCGGTGGCAGCGCGCTGTTGCCCGCTCCGGCGGGCGACCTCTCGCTCGCGGACCTCCAGCGAGTCACCGACGAACTGCTAGTTTCCGGGGCCGAGATAGACGAGATAAACGCCGTTCGGAAGCACCTCTCGGCAATCAAGGGCGGCCGTCTCGCAGAGGCCGCCGCACCCGCGACGGTGGCCGGACTCGTCTTCAGCGACGTCGTCGGCAACGACCTCGACGTGGTGGCCAGCGGACCGCTCACGCCCGACCGCTCGACGTACGCGGAGGCGTTGGACGTCCTCGACCGGTACGCCCTCGACGTCCCGGAGTCGGTACGGGAGCGCCTCCGACGAGGTGTCGCTGGCGACCTTCCCGAGACGCCCGGTCCCGACGACTCGGCGTTCGAGGGAGTCGAGACGCACGTGCTCGCGGACGGGTTCACGGCGCTCGACGCCGCCCGAGACGAAGCGGTTGAGCGAGGGTACGACGCGCACGTCCTCAGCTCTCGAATACGGGGCGAGGCGCGCGAGGCCGCCAAGAGTCACGTCGGAATCGCCGAGGAGATGCGTGCGACCGGCAACCCGTTCGAACCGCCCGCGGTCGTCCTCTCCGGGGGCGAAACGACGGTAACGCTTCGCGGTGACGGGGACGGCGGCCCGAATCAGGAGTTCGCATTGAGCGCCGCGCTCGAACTGGACGAAGAGGACGTCGTGATAGCGAGCGTGGACACCGACGGCATCGACGGCGCGTCCGAGGCGGCCGGCGCAATCGTCGACACCGAGACTGTCGGCGACGCCAAGGGCGAGGCCCGCACTGCGCTCGAAGAGAACGACGCATTCCCGTTTCTGGCCGCGAGAGACGCGCTCGTCGTGACCGGGCCGACCGGGACGAACGTCAACGACCTGCGGGTGATGGTCGTGGAGGCCGACGCGACGTCGCCTCGGTAG
- a CDS encoding IS6 family transposase: protein MLLSDLLRETLDTANLECWQRERTETPVRTFAVRLHAAGCSLRETAAILGPLGVERSHGAVWSWVYNLSDIVPDPPSATPTRVAVDETAVRINGEWSWVYAAIELETKVLLDVAVFGRRGTDPAAAFLHGLIQKHECSETVFLVDDAVYLTAPFRLGLSGQLECVDRNHIEQWFHTLKMRIDRFHSSWVGSRRSVRQCLALFDHYYNFQRPHQALDERMPVEEVN, encoded by the coding sequence ATGCTACTCTCAGACCTGCTCAGAGAGACGTTAGACACCGCGAATCTTGAATGTTGGCAGCGCGAGCGGACGGAGACGCCCGTCAGGACGTTCGCCGTCCGGCTCCACGCTGCCGGTTGCTCGCTCAGAGAAACAGCAGCGATTCTTGGGCCCCTCGGCGTTGAACGGTCGCATGGAGCGGTCTGGAGTTGGGTGTATAATCTGTCTGACATCGTACCTGACCCGCCGTCGGCGACGCCGACGCGGGTCGCGGTCGACGAGACCGCTGTCCGGATTAACGGTGAGTGGTCTTGGGTGTACGCTGCAATTGAACTTGAAACGAAGGTGCTTCTTGATGTCGCCGTATTTGGTCGGCGTGGCACCGATCCGGCGGCCGCGTTCCTCCACGGCCTCATCCAGAAACACGAGTGTTCAGAAACCGTGTTCCTGGTCGATGATGCAGTCTATCTGACTGCCCCCTTTCGATTAGGATTGAGCGGTCAACTTGAGTGTGTCGACCGAAACCATATTGAACAGTGGTTTCATACCCTCAAAATGCGAATCGACCGCTTCCATTCGTCGTGGGTGGGCAGTCGGCGGAGCGTCCGCCAGTGTCTTGCGTTGTTCGACCATTACTATAATTTCCAGCGACCGCACCAAGCACTCGATGAACGCATGCCGGTTGAGGAGGTAAACTAG
- a CDS encoding FAD-binding and (Fe-S)-binding domain-containing protein gives MAKRDLSGEPNPAGDQRANYDYREGPVERPGLVDDLESLVDGEVRFDTYTRELYATDASAYEVTPIGVVFPTSTADVSAVVEYCADRGIPVLPRGGGTSLAGQTVNEAVVLDFTREMGDVLDVRPEDREVRVEPGAVLAEVNERLAPYDLKFAPDPSTANRSAIGGAIGNNTTGAHSLKYGKTDAYVEELEVVLADGTVTTLGEVSLDELRAGADPDGTLEERLYAEALRIIDEESDTVEGAYPSLKRNVSGYSLDALVKESEEGAVNLARLMVGSEGTLCIVTEATLSLEPVPNTTAIGLLTYDSLVEAMEDVEPILEHDPAAVEVLDGVLVDLARDLEEFKDVVSILPERTDSFLLVEFYAEDDEAAERKVRDLLDDRVDDIAFDGLTAFSDEEQEKFWKMRKASTPILLSRTTDEKHIAFIEDIAVPPEHLPEYISDFQGVFDEHDTFGSFYAHAGPGCIHVRPLINTKNAEGIERMESIADAATDLAVKYGGSVSGEHGDGRARTQWNKKLYGEDVWNLFRDLKTAVDPDWLLNPGNVCGDHDMTENLRFDTDYEFDAGFEPQLNWENDNGFQGMAELCHGCGGCRGGQSTSGGVMCPTYRASEEEIQSTRGRANLLRSAMSGDLDVATPAGTDSGSAAPAAGDDEQFDVEFMHEVMDLCIGCKGCSVDCPSEVDMAKLKVEVEREYKERHGASLRDHAFANIDALSKVGSALAPVANWGQNLPGARTLLEKTVGIARERSLPEFESETFRDWFQERGGARVSEAEAERRAVLFPDTYTNYNKPETGKAAVRVLEAAGVHVTVPDVTGSGRPPHSKGFVEKARDIASQNVDTLSEYVAEGRDVVVVEPSDAVMFQSDYLDLLGGTQGGPESTSRQRQRVAGDDVEALARNTYGVCEYLDTFRLGESVTWNAPAESLTYHGHCHQKSVKKDHHAVGVLRRAGYEVEPLDSGCCGMAGTFGYEAEHYSMSQAIGRILFDQIDDSDGDVVTAPGASCRTQLGDEYDAEVPHPVEKLASALG, from the coding sequence ATGGCCAAGCGCGACCTGTCCGGGGAGCCCAACCCTGCCGGCGACCAGCGAGCCAACTACGACTACCGTGAAGGCCCGGTCGAGCGGCCCGGCCTCGTTGACGACCTCGAATCGCTCGTCGACGGCGAGGTCCGGTTCGACACCTACACCCGCGAGTTGTACGCGACCGACGCCAGCGCCTACGAAGTGACGCCCATCGGCGTCGTCTTCCCCACCTCGACCGCGGACGTGAGCGCAGTGGTCGAATACTGCGCCGACCGGGGGATTCCGGTACTTCCCCGCGGCGGCGGCACCAGTCTCGCCGGGCAGACCGTAAACGAGGCCGTCGTCCTCGACTTCACTCGGGAGATGGGCGACGTGCTGGACGTCCGCCCCGAGGACCGCGAGGTGCGCGTCGAACCCGGGGCCGTCCTCGCGGAGGTGAACGAGCGACTCGCGCCCTACGACCTGAAGTTCGCGCCCGACCCCTCGACGGCGAACCGGAGCGCCATCGGCGGGGCCATCGGCAACAACACCACGGGCGCACACTCGCTGAAGTACGGCAAGACCGACGCCTACGTCGAGGAGTTGGAGGTCGTGCTGGCCGACGGCACCGTGACGACGCTCGGAGAGGTCTCGCTCGACGAACTACGGGCGGGTGCCGACCCGGACGGGACTCTCGAGGAACGTCTCTACGCCGAGGCGCTACGAATAATCGACGAGGAGTCAGACACCGTCGAAGGGGCGTATCCCAGTCTCAAGCGGAACGTCTCGGGTTACAGTCTCGACGCGCTGGTCAAGGAGTCCGAAGAGGGGGCCGTCAACCTCGCCCGTCTGATGGTCGGCAGCGAGGGGACCCTCTGTATCGTTACCGAGGCGACCCTCTCGCTGGAACCGGTGCCGAACACGACCGCTATCGGCCTGCTCACCTACGATAGCCTCGTCGAGGCGATGGAGGACGTCGAGCCGATTCTCGAACACGACCCCGCCGCAGTCGAAGTGCTAGACGGCGTCCTCGTGGACCTCGCCCGCGACCTCGAGGAGTTCAAGGACGTGGTGAGCATCCTCCCCGAGCGGACCGACTCCTTCCTGCTCGTGGAGTTCTACGCCGAGGACGACGAGGCGGCCGAGCGGAAGGTCCGCGATTTGCTCGACGACCGAGTGGACGACATCGCGTTCGACGGACTGACGGCGTTCTCCGACGAGGAGCAGGAGAAGTTCTGGAAGATGCGAAAGGCCTCGACACCGATTCTGCTCTCGCGCACCACCGACGAGAAGCACATCGCCTTCATCGAGGACATCGCGGTCCCGCCCGAACACCTTCCCGAGTACATCTCGGACTTTCAGGGCGTCTTCGACGAACACGACACGTTCGGGAGCTTCTACGCCCACGCCGGACCGGGGTGCATCCACGTCCGGCCGCTGATAAACACCAAGAACGCGGAGGGCATCGAGCGGATGGAGTCCATCGCCGACGCCGCCACCGACCTCGCGGTGAAGTACGGCGGGAGCGTCTCGGGCGAACACGGCGACGGCCGCGCCCGGACCCAGTGGAACAAGAAACTCTACGGCGAGGACGTCTGGAACCTGTTTCGGGACCTCAAGACGGCGGTAGACCCCGACTGGCTCCTGAACCCGGGCAACGTCTGCGGCGACCACGACATGACCGAGAACCTCCGGTTCGACACCGACTACGAGTTCGACGCCGGGTTCGAACCGCAACTGAACTGGGAGAACGACAACGGCTTCCAGGGGATGGCGGAACTCTGTCACGGCTGTGGCGGCTGTCGCGGCGGACAGTCCACCTCCGGCGGCGTGATGTGTCCGACCTACCGCGCCTCCGAGGAGGAGATTCAGTCCACGCGCGGCCGAGCGAACCTCCTCCGGTCGGCCATGTCGGGCGACCTCGACGTCGCGACCCCGGCGGGGACGGACTCGGGGTCGGCCGCTCCAGCAGCGGGAGACGACGAGCAGTTCGACGTGGAGTTCATGCACGAGGTGATGGACCTGTGCATCGGATGCAAGGGCTGTTCCGTGGACTGCCCGAGCGAGGTCGACATGGCGAAACTCAAAGTCGAGGTCGAACGCGAGTACAAGGAGCGCCACGGCGCGAGCCTCCGCGACCACGCGTTCGCCAACATCGACGCGCTCTCGAAGGTCGGAAGCGCGCTCGCACCCGTCGCCAACTGGGGCCAGAACCTCCCCGGTGCCCGCACGCTGCTCGAAAAGACGGTAGGTATCGCCCGTGAGCGCTCGCTGCCGGAGTTCGAGAGCGAGACGTTCCGCGACTGGTTCCAAGAGCGCGGCGGCGCACGCGTCTCCGAAGCCGAGGCCGAGCGGCGGGCCGTCCTCTTCCCCGACACCTACACCAACTACAACAAGCCCGAGACGGGGAAGGCCGCCGTGAGAGTCCTCGAAGCCGCCGGGGTCCACGTCACGGTACCGGACGTGACGGGGAGCGGACGGCCGCCACACTCGAAGGGGTTCGTCGAGAAGGCCCGTGACATCGCGAGTCAAAACGTCGATACGCTATCGGAATACGTCGCTGAGGGCCGAGACGTCGTCGTGGTCGAACCCTCCGACGCGGTGATGTTCCAGTCGGACTACCTCGACCTGCTCGGCGGGACGCAGGGCGGCCCGGAATCGACGAGCCGACAGCGCCAGCGAGTCGCGGGAGACGACGTGGAGGCCCTCGCACGCAACACCTACGGCGTCTGCGAGTATCTCGACACGTTCCGCCTCGGCGAGAGCGTGACGTGGAACGCGCCCGCGGAGTCGCTCACCTACCACGGTCACTGCCACCAGAAGTCGGTCAAGAAGGACCACCACGCCGTGGGCGTCCTGCGTCGGGCGGGCTACGAAGTCGAACCGCTCGATTCTGGGTGTTGCGGGATGGCCGGAACGTTCGGCTACGAGGCCGAACACTACTCTATGTCGCAGGCCATCGGTCGCATCCTCTTCGACCAAATCGACGACAGCGACGGCGACGTCGTGACCGCGCCGGGCGCCTCCTGTCGTACCCAACTCGGCGACGAGTACGACGCGGAGGTTCCCCATCCCGTCGAGAAACTGGCGAGCGCGCTCGGGTGA
- the ddh gene encoding D-2-hydroxyacid dehydrogenase, which yields MSERADIERLYVHETVENVIPKTAFVEAFDDFEIPAELVGDGEQYGRTDAVVTYRPRPEFLDAGWVHCARAGYDEFDTDAYEAAGVPLTNSSGIHDETVGELAVNYMLSFARLLHVYRDHQNDADWYEPDYERPFTVGGERLCVVGLGTLGRGIAERADALGMDVVGVRRSDESVPGVSRVYDPEDLHEAIADARFVAIAVPHTPATEGMFGAPEFRRMRDDAYLINVARGPIVDEDDLVGALDAGDIAGAGLDVFETEPLPEDSPLWDFEEVVISPHKGSATNRYHLDIADLVIENARRYLAGESLRNRVA from the coding sequence ATGTCAGAGCGCGCCGATATCGAACGGCTGTACGTCCACGAAACGGTCGAGAACGTCATTCCGAAGACGGCGTTCGTCGAGGCGTTCGACGACTTCGAAATCCCCGCCGAACTCGTGGGCGACGGCGAGCAGTACGGCCGGACGGACGCAGTCGTCACCTACCGCCCGCGCCCCGAGTTCCTCGACGCCGGATGGGTCCACTGCGCCCGCGCCGGGTACGACGAGTTCGACACCGACGCCTACGAGGCGGCCGGCGTCCCGCTAACGAACTCCTCGGGCATCCACGACGAGACGGTCGGCGAACTCGCGGTCAACTACATGCTGTCGTTCGCCCGCCTTCTCCACGTCTACCGAGACCACCAGAACGACGCCGACTGGTACGAACCGGACTACGAGCGGCCGTTCACCGTCGGCGGCGAGCGACTCTGCGTGGTCGGTCTCGGGACTCTCGGGCGCGGCATCGCCGAGCGCGCCGACGCCCTCGGGATGGATGTCGTTGGCGTCCGGCGCTCCGACGAGTCGGTCCCCGGCGTCTCCCGAGTGTACGACCCGGAGGACCTCCACGAGGCCATCGCGGACGCTCGGTTCGTCGCCATCGCGGTGCCACACACTCCGGCGACAGAAGGCATGTTCGGCGCTCCGGAGTTCCGGCGCATGCGCGACGACGCGTACCTCATCAACGTCGCCCGCGGCCCCATCGTAGACGAGGACGACCTCGTCGGTGCGCTCGACGCCGGCGACATCGCTGGTGCGGGCTTGGACGTCTTCGAGACCGAACCCCTGCCGGAGGACTCCCCGCTCTGGGACTTCGAGGAGGTCGTCATCTCCCCGCACAAGGGTTCGGCGACCAACCGCTACCACCTCGACATCGCTGACCTCGTTATCGAGAACGCCCGCCGGTACCTCGCCGGCGAGAGCCTCCGCAACCGAGTCGCGTGA